One Acidimicrobiales bacterium DNA window includes the following coding sequences:
- a CDS encoding excinuclease ABC subunit UvrA, whose product RDPGEEWLVVRGAREHNLKGIDVEIPLGCMVAVTGVSGSGKSTLVNDILFHALMQKVYKSKTVPGRHKRIEGTEYLDKVINIDQSPIGRTPRSNPATYTGVFDSVRKLFTQTQEAKVRGYQPGRFSFNVKGGRCEACAGDGTIKIEMHFLPDVYVPCEVCKGARYNRDTLDITFKGKNIAEVLDLSCEEALEFFGNQPVIARHMQTLVDVGLGYIRLGQPAPTLSGGEAQRVKLASELSKRSTGHTIYILDEPTTGLHFEDVRKLLHVLTRLVDQGNTVLVIEHNLDVIKTADWIIDLGPEGGDGGGRVVAEGTPEQVAKHRDSYTGAFLAPLLGY is encoded by the coding sequence CCGCGACCCCGGGGAGGAGTGGCTCGTCGTGCGCGGGGCCCGGGAGCACAACCTCAAGGGAATCGACGTCGAGATCCCCCTCGGCTGCATGGTTGCCGTCACCGGGGTGTCGGGGTCGGGCAAGTCGACGCTGGTCAACGACATCCTCTTCCACGCCCTGATGCAGAAGGTCTACAAGTCGAAGACCGTGCCCGGGCGCCACAAGCGGATCGAGGGCACGGAGTACCTCGACAAGGTCATCAACATCGACCAGTCACCGATCGGGCGCACGCCGCGGTCGAACCCGGCCACCTACACGGGCGTGTTCGACTCCGTCAGGAAGCTGTTCACCCAGACCCAGGAGGCCAAGGTCCGCGGCTATCAGCCGGGGCGCTTCTCGTTCAACGTCAAGGGGGGCCGCTGCGAGGCGTGCGCCGGTGACGGGACGATCAAGATCGAGATGCACTTCCTGCCCGACGTGTACGTGCCGTGCGAGGTGTGCAAGGGGGCCCGCTACAACCGCGACACGCTCGACATCACCTTCAAGGGCAAGAACATCGCCGAGGTCCTCGACCTCTCCTGCGAGGAGGCGCTGGAGTTCTTCGGCAACCAGCCCGTCATCGCCCGCCACATGCAGACCCTCGTGGACGTCGGTCTCGGCTACATCCGCCTGGGCCAGCCGGCGCCGACCCTGTCGGGGGGAGAGGCGCAGCGGGTCAAGCTGGCCAGCGAGCTGTCCAAGCGCTCGACCGGGCACACCATCTACATCCTCGACGAGCCCACCACCGGCCTGCACTTCGAGGACGTGCGCAAACTGCTGCACGTGCTGACCCGCCTGGTGGACCAGGGGAACACGGTGCTGGTCATCGAGCACAACCTCGACGTGATCAAGACCGCCGACTGGATCATCGACCTCGGCCCCGAGGGCGGGGACGGCGGCGGCCGGGTGGTGGCCGAGGGCACGCCGGAGCAGGTCGCCAAGCACCGGGACAGCTACACCGGCGCCTTCCTGGCGCCCCTGTTGGGCTACTAG
- the nadA gene encoding quinolinate synthase NadA — MLRLQTPLPDPYTKAAPEELAALIRSAKESLGSRLLVLGHHYQRDEVMAWADARGDSFGLSRIAADRRDAEYVVFCGVHFMAESADILTADHQQVLLPDLNAGCSMADMADLESVEEAWEELEQVTDVEAIVPITYMNSSAALKAFVGRHGGAVCTSSNARTVLSWALGLQGREPRGHKVLFFPDQHLGRNTGFQLGYAEGDMRVWDPRRQLGGLDEADVKEATFLLWKGHCSVHQRFRPEHVAAFRQEHPGGLVVVHPECAHDVVERADRVGSTDFIIRAVEEAAPGTVIGVGTEIHLVSRLAAEHPDRTVVSLDPLVCPCSTMFRIDAAHLAWVLDGLVGGEVRNRITVDPETVRWARVALERMLELC, encoded by the coding sequence ATGCTCCGCCTGCAGACGCCGTTGCCCGACCCTTACACGAAGGCCGCGCCCGAAGAGCTGGCGGCCCTGATCCGCTCGGCCAAGGAGTCACTGGGCTCCCGGCTGCTGGTCCTGGGCCACCACTACCAGCGGGACGAGGTGATGGCCTGGGCCGACGCCCGGGGTGACTCCTTCGGCCTGTCCCGGATCGCCGCCGACCGCCGCGACGCCGAATACGTCGTGTTCTGCGGGGTCCACTTCATGGCCGAGTCGGCCGACATCCTCACCGCTGACCACCAGCAGGTGCTCCTGCCCGACCTGAACGCCGGCTGCTCGATGGCCGACATGGCCGACCTCGAGTCGGTCGAGGAGGCCTGGGAGGAGCTGGAGCAGGTGACCGACGTGGAGGCGATCGTCCCGATCACCTACATGAACTCCTCGGCGGCCCTGAAGGCGTTCGTGGGCCGCCACGGGGGGGCGGTGTGCACGTCCTCCAACGCCCGCACGGTGCTGTCGTGGGCCCTCGGGCTGCAGGGCCGGGAGCCCAGGGGGCACAAGGTGCTCTTCTTCCCCGACCAGCACCTCGGGCGCAACACCGGCTTCCAGCTCGGCTACGCCGAGGGGGACATGCGGGTCTGGGACCCCCGCCGCCAGCTCGGCGGCCTGGACGAGGCCGACGTGAAGGAGGCCACCTTCCTGCTCTGGAAGGGGCACTGCTCGGTGCACCAGCGGTTCCGGCCCGAGCACGTGGCCGCCTTCCGCCAGGAGCACCCCGGTGGCCTGGTGGTCGTGCACCCCGAGTGCGCCCACGACGTGGTCGAGCGGGCCGACCGGGTCGGGTCGACCGACTTCATCATCCGGGCGGTGGAGGAGGCGGCGCCGGGCACGGTCATCGGGGTGGGCACCGAGATCCACCTGGTGAGCCGGCTGGCCGCCGAGCACCCGGACCGGACCGTGGTCTCCCTCGACCCCCTGGTCTGTCCCTGCTCGACCATGTTCCGCATCGACGCCGCCCACCTGGCCTGGGTGCTCGACGGGCTCGTCGGGGGGGAGGTCCGCAACCGCATCACGGTCGACCCCGAGACGGTCCGGTGGGCCCGGGTGGCGCTGGAGCGAATGCTGGAGCTCTGCTGA
- the uvrC gene encoding excinuclease ABC subunit UvrC yields MLQRPPAGTIPDAPGSYQFKDADGRVIYVGKAHSLRQRLSNYFQSPAGLLPRTAQMVAAAESVEWIQVRNDVEALMLEYNLIKAHRPRFNIRLRDDKSYPFLSITLDDEWPRATVMRGQKRKGVRYFGPYAHAYAIRETLDLLLRSFPIRTCSDNKLGRHQRLGRPCLLYHIERCSGPCVGAVTREDYDGLVAELIDFLDGNTEPVVRRLEAAMSEAADTLEFERAARVRDRLVSVRKAIERQQMVTERPEDLDVIGLADDELEAAVQVFFVRRGRVVGRKGFVLDKVEDLSRPQLIANVLEQLYGEPTLDVPKEVLVPEIPEDPELYTEFLSGIRGSQVAVRVPQRGDKRALQETVTRNAAEEFTRHRLKRSADHNARARALTALQDALGLPEAPLRIECYDMSHLQGSDYVGSMVVFEDALPKKSDYRRFKVQGVPGNDDYAAMEEVLTRRLTALLAERDRPMNERPRKFSYPPQLLLVDGGRGQLNVATRVVEELGLEDEIPVAALAKQFEEVYLPGQSDPVRIHRQSEGLYLLQRVRDEAHRFAVAYHRQLRARRMTKSVLDDIPGLGPGRRSRLLRELGSVKAVKAATLDQLQGLSWLPAPVALAVHQKIHGPNGSDGPGGP; encoded by the coding sequence GTGCTGCAGCGCCCGCCGGCCGGGACCATCCCCGACGCCCCCGGCTCCTACCAGTTCAAGGATGCCGACGGGCGGGTGATCTACGTCGGCAAGGCGCACTCCCTCCGCCAGCGCCTGTCGAACTACTTCCAGAGCCCGGCCGGCCTGCTGCCCCGGACGGCCCAGATGGTGGCGGCGGCCGAGAGCGTCGAGTGGATCCAGGTCCGCAACGACGTCGAGGCCCTGATGCTCGAGTACAACCTGATCAAGGCCCACCGGCCCCGGTTCAACATCCGGCTGCGCGACGACAAGAGCTACCCCTTCCTGTCGATCACCCTCGACGACGAGTGGCCCCGGGCCACGGTGATGCGGGGCCAGAAGCGCAAGGGCGTCCGCTACTTCGGGCCCTACGCCCACGCCTACGCCATCCGCGAGACCCTCGACCTGCTGCTGCGGTCGTTCCCGATCCGGACCTGCTCCGACAACAAGCTGGGACGCCACCAGCGCCTGGGCCGGCCGTGCCTGCTGTACCACATCGAGCGCTGCAGCGGGCCGTGCGTCGGGGCGGTGACCCGGGAGGACTACGACGGGCTGGTGGCCGAGCTCATCGACTTCCTCGACGGCAACACCGAGCCGGTGGTGCGCCGGCTCGAGGCGGCCATGAGCGAGGCGGCCGACACCCTCGAGTTCGAGCGGGCGGCGCGGGTGCGCGACCGCCTGGTCAGTGTCCGCAAGGCCATCGAGCGCCAGCAGATGGTGACCGAGCGCCCCGAGGACCTCGACGTGATCGGCCTGGCCGACGACGAGCTCGAGGCCGCCGTGCAGGTGTTCTTCGTGCGCCGGGGCCGGGTCGTCGGGCGGAAGGGCTTCGTGCTGGACAAGGTCGAGGACCTCTCCCGCCCGCAGCTGATCGCCAACGTGCTGGAGCAGCTCTACGGGGAGCCGACCCTCGACGTGCCCAAGGAGGTGCTGGTCCCCGAGATCCCGGAGGACCCCGAGCTGTACACCGAGTTCCTCTCGGGCATCCGGGGCTCCCAGGTCGCGGTGCGGGTCCCCCAGCGCGGGGACAAGCGGGCCCTGCAGGAGACCGTCACGCGCAACGCCGCCGAGGAGTTCACCCGGCACCGCCTCAAGCGCTCGGCCGACCACAACGCCCGGGCCCGCGCCCTCACCGCCCTCCAGGATGCCCTCGGCCTGCCTGAGGCGCCCCTGCGCATCGAGTGCTACGACATGAGCCACCTCCAGGGCAGCGACTACGTCGGCTCGATGGTCGTGTTCGAGGACGCCCTGCCCAAGAAGTCCGACTACCGCCGGTTCAAGGTGCAGGGCGTGCCCGGCAACGACGACTACGCGGCGATGGAGGAGGTCCTGACCCGCCGCCTCACCGCCCTGCTGGCGGAGCGCGACCGCCCGATGAACGAGCGGCCCCGGAAGTTCTCCTACCCCCCTCAGCTCCTCCTGGTGGACGGCGGCCGGGGCCAGCTCAACGTCGCCACCCGGGTGGTGGAGGAGCTGGGCCTGGAGGACGAGATCCCGGTGGCGGCCCTCGCCAAGCAGTTCGAGGAGGTCTACCTCCCGGGCCAGTCCGACCCGGTCCGCATCCACCGCCAGTCCGAGGGGCTGTACCTCCTCCAGCGGGTGCGGGACGAGGCCCACCGCTTTGCCGTGGCGTACCACCGCCAGCTCCGGGCCCGGCGCATGACCAAGAGCGTGCTCGACGACATCCCCGGGCTGGGACCGGGCCGGCGCAGCCGCCTCCTGAGGGAGTTGGGCAGCGTCAAGGCGGTCAAGGCGGCGACCCTCGACCAGCTCCAGGGCCTGTCGTGGCTCCCCGCCCCGGTGGCGCTGGCCGTCCACCAGAAGATCCACGGACCGAACGGAAGCGATGGACCGGGAGGACCGTGA
- a CDS encoding class I SAM-dependent methyltransferase — translation MDREDRDVWEAHAAWWQDNFTGGADAEYVEQILPLAERHLGGARSVLDVGTGEGQLARLAASLGARVTGIDPSRAQLATARSRGGGPAYLLGEAARLPFPPSAFDSVVACLVFEHIDDAEVAIAEVARVLAPGGRFVFFLNHPLLQTPGSGWIDDRILDEQYWRIGPYLTVDRTMEQVDNGVVIPFIHRPLSHYVNALIGAGLAVERMEEPAPPAGFLERAEEYAAAASIPRLLLLVAVRRD, via the coding sequence ATGGACCGGGAGGACCGTGACGTCTGGGAGGCCCACGCCGCCTGGTGGCAGGACAACTTCACCGGGGGCGCCGACGCCGAGTACGTCGAGCAGATCCTGCCCCTGGCCGAGCGCCACCTCGGCGGGGCCCGGTCGGTCCTCGACGTCGGCACGGGGGAGGGCCAGCTGGCCCGGCTGGCCGCCTCGCTCGGCGCCCGGGTCACCGGCATCGACCCCTCCCGGGCCCAGCTCGCCACGGCCCGCTCCCGGGGTGGCGGCCCCGCCTACCTCCTGGGCGAAGCCGCCCGTCTCCCCTTCCCCCCCTCCGCCTTCGACTCGGTGGTGGCGTGCCTGGTCTTCGAGCACATCGACGACGCCGAGGTCGCCATCGCCGAGGTGGCCCGGGTCCTGGCCCCGGGTGGCCGGTTCGTCTTCTTCCTCAACCACCCCCTGCTCCAGACCCCCGGGAGCGGGTGGATCGACGACCGCATCCTCGACGAGCAGTACTGGCGGATCGGTCCCTACCTGACCGTGGACCGCACCATGGAGCAGGTCGACAACGGGGTGGTGATCCCGTTCATCCACCGGCCCCTTTCCCACTACGTCAATGCCCTGATCGGGGCCGGGCTGGCCGTGGAGAGGATGGAGGAGCCGGCGCCGCCGGCGGGCTTCCTCGAGCGGGCCGAGGAGTACGCCGCCGCCGCCAGCATCCCCCGGCTGCTGCTCCTGGTGGCGGTGCGTCGCGACTGA
- the rapZ gene encoding RNase adapter RapZ, with amino-acid sequence MTGGMIDFLVIAGLSGAGRSTAAATFEDLGWFVIDNLPPSLISKVAELVDRPGSDTDRVALVLGRGGEEYVEDVGPALQHLRATGNRVRVLYLEASDEVLVQRFEGTRRRHPLAAEGVIESIARERDLLDPIRIEADVVVDTSDLNVHQLRDRLVSLFETGDPAGGMQTQIVSFGYKFGIPRDVDLVLDCRFLPNPHWIEELRPHSGLEAPVRDYVMSQPDTAEFLDRLGSLLDLLLPGYVKEGKSYLSIAVGCTGGHHRSVVLAEEIGSILRSHGFDPAVSHRDVMR; translated from the coding sequence ATGACCGGCGGAATGATCGACTTCCTGGTCATCGCCGGCCTGTCCGGGGCCGGCCGCTCGACCGCCGCGGCGACCTTCGAGGACCTCGGTTGGTTCGTGATCGACAACCTGCCGCCGTCCCTCATCAGCAAGGTGGCCGAGCTCGTCGACCGGCCCGGCTCCGACACCGACCGCGTGGCCCTGGTCCTCGGCCGGGGGGGCGAGGAGTACGTCGAGGACGTCGGCCCTGCCCTCCAGCACCTCCGGGCCACGGGTAACCGGGTCCGGGTCCTCTATCTCGAGGCCTCGGACGAGGTCCTGGTGCAGCGCTTCGAGGGCACGCGCCGGCGCCATCCGCTGGCCGCCGAGGGGGTGATCGAGTCGATCGCCCGCGAGCGGGACCTGCTCGACCCCATCCGGATCGAGGCCGACGTGGTGGTCGACACGAGCGACCTCAACGTCCACCAGCTGCGCGACCGCCTGGTGAGCCTGTTCGAGACCGGCGATCCCGCCGGCGGCATGCAGACCCAGATCGTCTCGTTCGGGTACAAGTTCGGCATCCCCCGGGACGTCGACCTGGTCCTCGACTGCCGCTTCCTCCCGAACCCGCACTGGATCGAGGAGCTCCGCCCGCACTCGGGCCTGGAGGCCCCCGTGCGCGACTACGTCATGTCCCAGCCCGACACGGCCGAGTTCCTGGACCGGCTCGGGTCGCTCCTCGACCTGCTGCTGCCCGGCTACGTGAAGGAGGGCAAGAGCTACCTCTCGATCGCCGTCGGCTGCACCGGCGGGCACCATCGCTCGGTCGTCCTGGCCGAGGAGATCGGCTCGATCCTCCGGTCCCACGGGTTCGACCCGGCCGTGAGCCACCGGGACGTCATGCGTTGA
- the yvcK gene encoding uridine diphosphate-N-acetylglucosamine-binding protein YvcK codes for MAALGGGHGLAATLRAVQRYASPVTAIVSVADDGGSSGRLRETFGILPPGDLRKCLVALGDPGSVWAEAFEYRFGAGELEGHPLGNLVLAGLAAVTRSWTDALDEAGRMIGSAGRVLPATLVPVVLKANTAAGEVRGQAAVMRSGAITGVSIVPPDAEAPPEAVTAILEADQVVIGPGSLFTSILAAAAVPRLRDALAATRGRKVYVANLRPQVPETEGYDVGDHVAALAAHGVDVDVVVCDPSAIAVGRLAGPHVEADLGRGDGLGHDPVKLASVLADLVG; via the coding sequence GTGGCGGCGCTGGGGGGTGGTCACGGGCTGGCGGCCACGTTGCGCGCCGTCCAGCGCTACGCGTCCCCGGTCACGGCCATCGTGTCGGTGGCCGACGACGGGGGGTCGAGCGGGCGGCTCCGGGAGACCTTCGGGATCCTGCCTCCGGGTGACCTGCGCAAATGTCTCGTGGCCCTGGGGGATCCCGGCTCGGTGTGGGCCGAGGCCTTCGAGTACCGCTTCGGCGCCGGGGAGCTGGAGGGCCACCCGCTGGGGAACCTGGTGCTGGCCGGGCTGGCCGCCGTCACCCGGAGCTGGACCGACGCCCTCGACGAGGCGGGGCGGATGATCGGCTCGGCCGGCCGGGTGCTCCCGGCCACCCTGGTGCCGGTCGTCCTCAAGGCCAACACCGCAGCCGGCGAGGTCCGGGGCCAGGCGGCCGTCATGCGCTCGGGGGCCATCACCGGGGTGTCGATCGTGCCCCCCGACGCCGAGGCGCCCCCCGAGGCGGTGACGGCCATCCTGGAGGCCGACCAGGTGGTGATCGGCCCCGGGTCGCTGTTCACGAGCATCCTGGCCGCCGCCGCCGTTCCCCGGCTCCGGGATGCCCTGGCGGCCACGCGGGGAAGGAAGGTCTACGTGGCCAATCTGCGGCCGCAGGTTCCGGAGACCGAGGGATACGACGTGGGGGACCACGTGGCGGCGCTGGCCGCCCATGGCGTGGACGTCGACGTCGTCGTGTGCGACCCGTCGGCCATCGCCGTGGGCCGCCTCGCCGGGCCCCACGTGGAGGCCGATCTGGGGCGCG